tatgaacatggttgaacagatgtccttatacttgagcatcttttgaatatatgtttaggagtggtatagatggatcttgagaaagcgctattgctaattgtctgagaaagtgccagattggtttccaaaatggttgtacaagtttatattcccaccagcaatggaggagggttcccctttctccacaacctctccagcatgtgtgtcacttgaatttttgatcttagccattctgatgggtgtaaggtgaaatctcagggttgttttgatttgcatttccctgatgactaagaatattgatcatttctttaagtgtttctgtgtcaTTCaatgttcctttattgagaattctctgtttagctctgtacaccatttttaaattggattacttgatttgttgctgtttagcttcttgagttctttatatattctggatagtagtactctgtcaggtatagggttggctgtcattttgttcttacaacagtgtcctttgctttacagaaacttttcagtttcatgagatcctatttatgattgttgatcttagagcctgtgatgttggtgttctgttcaggaagttgtctcctttgccaatgagttccaggctcttccccactttttcctctagcgggtttagtgtgtctggttttattttgaggtcgtAGATAcgtttggacttgagttttgtgtagagtgataaatatggatctatttgtagtttttcacatgtagacatctaattagactagcaccatttgttgaagatgctgtctttttttttcccattgtttggttttggcatctttgtcaaagatcaggtgtccataagtgtgtgggcttatttcagggtcttatattcaatttcattgatccaccggtctgtttctatgccagtatcatatagcttttattactgttgctctatagtacagcttgagatcagggatggagatacctccagaagattttttaacttttattaattacactttattcactttgtatccccccataaacccctccctcatccctcctaatcccaccttccctccccctttttcacgaaTGCccccccacgtccactgataggggaggtccccctctccttccttctgatattcctctatcaaatctcatcaggagtggttgcattgtcatctcttgtggcctggtaaggctgctctctcctcagggggaggtgatcaaagagcaggccaatcagtctatgtcagaggcagtccctcttcccattattatggaacccacttggacactggactgccttgggctacatctgtgcaggggttctaatttatctccatgcatgatacttggttgaagtatgagtctctggaaagacccctgtgttcaaattttctggttctgttgctctccttgtggagttcctgtcctctccagaagacttttttattgtaaaggattgttttagtgattctgggtttcttgttattccatataaagttgagaatttttctttcaaggtctgtaaagaattgtgttggtaacttgatgggaattgcattgaatctgtagttgcttttggtaagatggccatttttactctgttaatctttattcataattgtcagaatctggaaacaacccagatatccctcagttgaggaatgggtacagaatttgtggtacattaacacaatggaatactactcagcaattaaaaacaaggaaatcataaaatttgcaggcaaatgaatggagcTAGAAAAGGTCATCCGGAGTGAGCTataccaggagcagaaagacacacatggtatatactcactcctaagtgaatattagctatataatacaggatagtcatactaaaatctgtatacctaaagaagctaagcaagaaggaggatcctgggttagatgctcaatcttcattcagaaaggcaaatgggatagacatcagaagaatgtaaaaataaggaacaaggcTGGAGtctctaccacagagggcctctgaaagacagcacgatattgaagcagatgctcagCCTCAaattcaaactttgggcagagtacaggcagtcttatgaaagaagtagggagATGGAAatacctggaagggtctggagctccacaagaagaacaacagggcctaggggtcttttctgagactgatactccaaccaagggccattcatggcaataacctggaccccctgcacagaggtagcccatgacagatcagtctccaaaagggttccctaataaggtgagcaggggctgtctctgacatgaactcagttgctggctctttgatcacctcccccctgagcaGGAAGCAACctgatcaggccacagagaaagactatgaaagacagtcctgataagaactgataggctaggatcagatggaagggaaagagctCCTCtgctctcagtggactgggggagggtcaagggaggagatgagggagggagggagggtaggattgggagggaacgagagtggggctacagctgggatacaaagtgaataaatagtaataaataaaaatttatatttaaaaaaaagataccacCATCTTCAACTTTAAGGAACCTGACATGAAATTACAGAAGCCTACGGATTATATGGACTAactgccaacccctgacatttcATTCAAcatagagagatagaaagatagatcaatagacagatacacaaacaaacagacataTGAATAGATATGAAGAGTTATGTCAGTTTCTTAATGTCTAGTAATTATCAGATAATATTGACCTGTTCAATTAATATTAATGCTCATAGCCTTTCCAGTAAAGCTAAGGTAAAAGTATCTTTTGGGATGTGCCAATAGTGAGTTTCCTCACTACACTATTTGAGAATGGTCAGGTTTGGTGAACCTTTTGTAATGCACAGTCAATAATTCTTATCATTCTCAGTGGGTATGTACTGGCCCCACTTAAGAGGACAAAGAGTTATAAGATATTTTGTTTGCACTGTCTTCTACATTAACTTAAAGGAAGAATGTGATATTGGAatattggggttttttttttgtttgcttataaTGAATACACTCAGGTGTCCTCTGTATGAATGCACAGAGGCCCATTAACTCTAAGAGTTTCAAAAGAATCAGATTTCACTAGCACTTTATTCATTGACAAATATGCATAAACAATCTGTGGTAGAGCTGGATAAGAGAATTTTACCATTTCCAcagttttttattctgtgtaaaGTGCGTGCTATTGTATGGTTTTCAGTCACTTGTCCCTGACATGGCTttcttgccaggccaccatggtAGAGGATGCATTCAGTCTTGATACATGTTGATGTGTTGGAATGGGTAAGCGTGTGTGGGAGcccccccccttttctgaggaggggAGAAGGCATATGGGGAAgtgactggaagaagaggagaaaaagggcTATGATttagatgtaaaataaataaacaaacaaacaaacaaataacaatttTTAGAAAGAATGACATTGACACTAATaaattttttgctgttttttttctcattttcatttggaATGTGCATATATTTgtcaaataatagaaaataatttttcaaaggatAAAGTAAATTCACACTagctttgcatttttctaatagTTCATGAGGTTTCTTATTTTGCAGCAGTAACATATTGTTGAAAGTGTTATTTAGAACACTGTCCTCTTCCATGCATCTTTCACTGAAAGCATCATATCTCTAATTTCCAATGTGACAGATATGCAAGGCTCTTTAAAGACTATCACATATATCTCATTTTACACCCCCATGCAATGTGTTATATTTCTATTGGTCAGAATTTTCATACCTACATGCAACAATACCAGCATAAACTGTACTCTGAATATCACCTTACTGTCTAAGAAGGACATCAGCTCAATGAGAAATTTAAGACACACTAAAAAAAATGACTATACTAAATAATGAAAACACCTCCCATGAGCCCGtcacaccaaaagcaatctgcagattcaattaaATCTCCATCAAAATTTCGTTGTAATTCTTCTTAGAAACTGTAAACTTCTGAGCACCCCTTCCATAAACACACTTATATAAAATCACTTAAATGAATGTTGGCTTGGGTTTGGGTTAGACTTTATAACAATTTAGGAACTGGCCTTAAACAATCTTTGATAATTTTGTGTAATTTACACAAGGGGgtgattattttaaaacaaaaatataaactcTGAAGTGCTGAAGATGGCCTTGTCCTGGAATAGTAATTATTCATTTAAGATATGAtttgttatataaaaataaataagcacacacataaatatgtgAATTTGCCAtgtaaaatggagaaaaagaatataaagttCAAAAAACTGCTTCAGGGGGTGAGAGAGTGGTTCAGTGAGCAGAGCCCTTGCTgctcaagtgtgaggacctgagttctgactGGAATCCTGATAAAGCTGGGTGTGTTAGCTCAAACCTGTCATCTCAGTGACTCTAAGGTGAGAGGTACCGTGAGGCAaggtgaggagaggagaggcgAAGTCTCAGAAGGGAATGGCTCTCTAGCCTGTGAAATGGATCAGCAAACGAGAAAAGCTATCTGCAAAacaagagggaaaagaaagactGACACCCAAAATAGCCACAGATTTCCACATTTATTTtgtggcacacatgtacacacaaacacacacacacacacacacactcactgtctttctctctgtaacTCTTCTTAACCCACCCacaccacaaacatacacacaaagagaaaatttgtatgaaaataaattttcttaaattaatATCATTAATTTTACTGGTATTCTTTTTGTTATATACCTTTTATATCCATATGTCTATGTCTATGGCTGCATCAAAAAATTCTCTATAAATAGATTGCAAAAGGAAAAAGTTTAAGAACCTCTGACTTAGTGCGTGGTTGGGTGTGTGGAGTCTATGATTATATAACCGGTATAAACTGGTTagtttttgccaacttgacacaaactaagtCGCCTGGAAAGACAGACCCTCACCTGACGGGTTACTTCCTTCAGACTGGTTTGTGAGCTTCACTGGTCCACGATTATGTGGAAAGGTCCATCCATTGTAGGGAGCAACAGTCCTGGACTGGTGTGGGCAGAGCAAGCCTTAGAAATCAAGCCAGCGAGAAGTGTCCCTCCgttctctctgcttcagttccacTTCCATGTTCTTGCCTTCACTTATTATATGACATTGAATGGTTTTCAGTTATTGATACATCAGTTTGTTAATTACATATTCTGGATGTACCTTTATTTAGCGAAGAATACCCTGCAAATATTCCTCCTAAAAGCATTTTATTGATACAAAGTATTCAGTTTAATGAATTTTAattgctttgtatttttttttttgctaggcctaatgtttttttttttttatatgacttTTAGGTTGGGCAAACATATTTTCTAAAGAGTTATGATTTAAGTTTTTGTGTAcaattttgatttgaattttaggggaatcaattctttttttttttttaattttaatcacaggtcattcacttatatcccagccatagacccctccctctttctctcccaatcccaccctcctccctcatttccttcctgcccccttccaagtccactgataggggaggtcctcctccccttccatctgaccctagcttagcaggtttcttcaggactggctgcattgtcctcctctgtggcctagcaaagctgctcctccctttgcggggaggggaagctcaatgagccagtcctcagaaataatccttgtcccccttactaggaaacccagttgggtactgagctaacatgggctacatccgagcaagggttttagattatatccatgcatggtaccttggttggagaaacagtttcatagaagACACCTGTACCCTGATATGTTTGGTCcttttggggctcctgtcccctctaggtcatactaactcccccttctttgatatgattccctgcactctgcccaaggtttggttatgagttgcagcatctactttgatacactgctaggtagagtctttcagagagcctctgtgataggctcctgccctgtttcttgttttcttctacttccaatttccatcccctttgtcttcctaggtgaggattgatcatcttacccctggtcctctttcttctttgtcttctctaggtgtacagattttggtatgttaatcctatcttataggtctagtacccacttataagtgagtatttaccttgtgtgtctttctgctcctgggatacctcactcaggatgatcttttctagatcccatcatttgcctgcaaatttcatgattaccttgttttcaattgctgagtaatattccattgtgtaaaagtaccacaattctgtatccattcctccgttgacggacatctgggttgtttccaggttctggctattatgaataaagctgctatgaacatggttgagcaaatgtccttgttgtatacttgagcatcttttggatatatgcctaggagtggtatagctggctcttgaggaagtgctgttcctaattgtctgagaaagcaccagattgatttccaaagtggttgtacaagtttacattcctaccagcagtggaggagggttcccctttctccacatcctctccagcatgtattgtcacttgagtttttgatattagccattctgatgggtgtgaggtgaaatctcagggttgtttagatttgcatctctctgatggctaaggatgttgagcatctctttaactgtttctctgccattctatattcttctacagagaattctctgtttagctccataccccattttttaattggattacttaagtTATtgacttttaacttctttagttctttatatattccagatattggccctctgtcagatgtagggttggtgaagatcctttcccagtctgtaggctgttgttttgttctgacaacagtgtcctttgatttactgaaggttttcagtttcatgaggtcccatttattgattgttgctcttagagcctgtgctgtggtgttctgttcaggaagttgtcccctgtgtcaatgagttcaaggctcttccacactttttcttctaagcggtttagtgtgtctggttttatgttgaggtctttgatccacttgaactttagttttgtgcagggtgataaatatggatttattttcatttttctgcatgtaaacttccagttggaccagcaccattcgttgaagatgctgtcttttttccactgaatggttttggcttctttgtcaaaaatcaagtatttgtaggtgtgtgggtttatttttgggtcttctatttggttccattgatcctcctttctgtttctatgccaataccatgcagtttttattactattgctctgtaggacAACttaacatcagggatggagatacctccaaatgatctgttgttgtacaggatcattttggaaattctgggttttgttgtttttccaaatgaagttgagaatttttctttcaaggtttgtaaagattTCTGTtcgtatttttatgggaattgcattgaatctgtagattgcttttggcaggatggccattttcactatgttaatcctactgatccatgagcatggaagatctttccatcttctgatgtcttatttgatttctttcttcagagacttcaaagTTTTTtcacaggtctttcacctgctcgGTTGAAGTctccccaaggtactttatgtttttagtggctattgtgaagagtgttgtatccttgatttcttttttggcccttttgttttgtgtatataggagggtttctgtttttttgttgttgtgttttagttaattttgtatccagccactttgctgaaggtgtttatcagttgaaggagttctctggttgaatatttggggtcactcaggtatactatcatatcatcttctaACAGTggaactttgacttcttcttttctgatttgtatccccttgatctccctaacttgtcttattgctctagctaggacttcaagtactatgttgaaaagatatgggaagagtgggtagccttgccttgtccctgatttcagtgagattgaattaagtttctctacattgagtttgatgttggctataggcttgctgtatattgcctttactatgtttaagtatgtgccttgtatccctgatcgctccaagactttaaacatgaatgggtgttggattttgtcaaatgctttttcgacatctAAAGAGataaccatgtggtttttcttcttcagtttgtttatattgaaccactcttgcatgcctgggatgaagcctacttggtcatggtggatgatatcttttgtgtGCTCTTGGATTttctttgcaagtattttattgagtatttttggaaATTAACTCTTTTGCATGCATTTTTGTGGATACTTATGATTTcagaagaaattatttaaaatattttttcctataaaattagCATGTTGATTTTTTGTAAATCAATGAAATACCTACATGAAAATCTGTTTCTGGGATttctccatcttacacatttgtgTATGTTTACACTAAAAGCAATCTGTTGTGACTATGATATTGTcccaattttaaaaactttttatataAATGCTATTATTCAGTTCTGCTTAGAAGTAGAATGCAGGAAATGAACACAGTTTCAAGAACTTTACTGCAGTATTTGTTCATAAAGGATAAAATGTAGTGGGGCAGAATCAGTGGGGAAAACCTCATATCAAAGAGAAAATCTTCCATCTGAAAGAGACAGGGAATTGTGTGGGAAACATTCAGACTGAGGGCAGTTGTAAAAGGGAGTAGCAGGATCCTAGGAAGGCTTCAATAAAGCAGCATAGGAATGCTTGTTTTGAAAGGAATATTAAAAGTGGCCAACTCTGTGAGAAATCGGCCAACCTTAGTCCGTACCAGAAAATGAAGCAATGCCTTTAAATAAGACTGTGTGTATACTGTGATGCATTTGATGCATGGCAAAGTGAGCACTAGAATGCATGTAAAAGAGCCTTGGTTACAGATTTACAGTAAACTCTGCTCTTCCAATTGCTTCCCTTAACAGGAAACTAGTAGATCCTATAAGCACTGCAGTCTCTATCCAAAGTTAACttacatattatattttattggtACTTATACATTTGTTTGCTGGGTTAATCCAGAAAAGATTTACTATTTTTATGGATATTTCTTTAGCAGAAGTATACCTAAAGTTCTAAAAATAGAGACGGCAAAATTATTGAAAGACTAGAGCAATGATAGAGCACAGCCTGGAAGTTACATGTGATTGTTATGACACCAATATGTCAGAATATCACTAACAACTTTAAACACAAGATCAAAGCATGTCAAAGCCACACTGGCATCAACAAAATAATCTTCAGGAAGATGCCAGTAAAACAAgattctttaaatttaaatttaaaccaaaatttaaatttaaatcaaaatttaaatttaaatagaaatttaaatttaaattctttatattatttcatttctaATTAAGATATGAACATACTGTAGACTTTAAGCATAACTCTCttaaatgctattttgacatctttGTTCCTCAAACTGTAGATGAGAGGATTGAGCTTGGGAACCACATTAGTgtagaaaacagaagaaattttTCCCTGGTCCACAGATCCAGAATGATTAAGATACATGAATGCCCCTGATCCGAAAAACAGGGAGATAGCCATGATGTGAGAGCTACATGTACTGAAGGCTTTTGATCTTCCTTGTGTAGATTTGATGTTTAGAATGTTGGCAAGGATGAAAATGTAAGAAATGAGGATGGTACAGCTGGGGACTGTTATGTTAATACCCACAACTATGAGAACTACAACCTCATTGACATAGGTACTGGTACAAGAAagctggagaaggggcagaatgTCACACAGGTAAAAGTTAATAACATCAGCATTGCAGAAGGTCAGTCTGAGCATGCAGCCTGTGTGGGCAGAGGCTCCAGCAAACCCCATCCCATAAGCAGAGAAAGATATCACAGAACAGACCTGAGGGGACATGGTAACCTTATACAGCAGTGGAttacagatggccacatagcgatCATAGGCCATTGAGGTCAACATGTAGCATTCAGAGatgacaaagaagagaaagaaaaacagctgagTCATGCACCCCACGTAAGAGATGGAATTCCTCTCAGAGATGAAGGTCATCAGCATTTTGGGACTGAAGACAGAAGAGTAGCAGAGATCGATGAAGGAGAGATTAAAGAGGAAATAGTACATGGGGGTGTGAAGGTGAGGATTGAGACCAATCAGGGCGATCAGGCCACAGTTTCCCAACACTGTGACAATGTAGATCATTAGAAACAGGCAAAAGAGGGACAGCTGGAGCTCTGGACGATCTGTCAAACCAGCAAGGACAAACTCAGTCACGAAGGAGCCATTTCTGGCCAGCATGTTTTCACTGAAAATCTGGGGAgacagaaaaatatttcatcagcAGACATCCTTGTGATCTGTTTCATGCCTTTATTTGTGGTGAAGGGACCGAGATAAGCTAAATTATTTTGTGTCTCATGACCCCCAAGAGTACTACCTCAGCACACCAACATTTAGATCGGTATCACTTTTACCTATGGAGTTATTTCTCTCCTTACTGGAAAATAAAGAGCCAGAATAGCCAAATAAACTCTGCTGGCAAACTTAGTTTGGCTATCTTCCAAAGTTTCTGGTTATTTAACCTTTCACTTCCAGATTCCTATTTCTGCTTACATTATTTACTAAACACCTTTGTTCTCCAGTCATGACCAGGAAGAAATAACTCATATAGAAGAGCCATTCTCTTATTCTGATTTCCAAAAGGGCATCTGAAACAGCCTATTGAGCTTCCAGATGCCTTGCTTCAAAGAGCAAAGGAGTCAATCACTGATAATAAATTTGGGGAATATTTGTTACTCATATTCACATGTAACCACATACTCTTCTGTTTCTACACATTCTCTTCTACTGTACCCTGAATTACAGAGTTAATGCAGAGTTATAAATATGTTTCCAAAGGTGTATGAGAGAAGAAAGGATAACTGAACATGTCAGTGCTGGGTAtaatatttgcaaataaatttggaaatataacttttaaaacaaattcttatgCAATCTTTCTGTATTTGTAGCACACGTCAACATTTTATGAAAGAGCTAATCTCTCCTTTCTGGATGCTGCCACATTCTTGATGTATCACCTGGAGTTGCTGTACTTGCCAGGCTACCAGAGTGAGGATGAAGGAAgcttaaaatcaaacaaacagattGGAAAGCCCCTCTGTAATTTTGTGTTATTGAAGATCATAGCGCCCATAGTTAACCTGTATAGGAGACTGGGATAGATTGAAACCAGaaaaacttacattttttttcttctcgaTCAACTCAGTGTTTACGCTTCATGATTCTTGCTTCTGCTAATCTGGAAGACCTAGCTTTGGAAGTGTTACACCTAAATTGATACAGCTAAAGAatcttttctggtttgttttattttcttaaactgGCAAAGACCTTGAGAACAGGAGGTTCCAGGAATCACTATCATATGTAGATCAAATTTGTAGTTATTAACCATGAGGATTCAAAGGAAAGCAACATACTAGACCTTAGAGCTACCATGTCATAGAACGCACTGCATTTGCTTCAGGTTGTTCAAACTTtcagactttatttttattacaaatccAGAAATGCATCTCCCTTATGCATTTGCTAAGGTAACCAAGTAGGAAGAGAAGAAATAATGATTTGTTTATGCCTCAATTCATGATGATAGATGTGAACTTCTCATCAGGGATTAAACAGTCCCCAAAGCACACAAACATAAAGTATCTAAAGTCATTATTAAATCCATTACCAGACTTGTTGACATTAATATTTAACAACTATAATTTTAATGCATTGATTTTAGTGA
This is a stretch of genomic DNA from Meriones unguiculatus strain TT.TT164.6M chromosome 1, Bangor_MerUng_6.1, whole genome shotgun sequence. It encodes these proteins:
- the LOC110561342 gene encoding olfactory receptor 8B3-like, which encodes MLARNGSFVTEFVLAGLTDRPELQLSLFCLFLMIYIVTVLGNCGLIALIGLNPHLHTPMYYFLFNLSFIDLCYSSVFSPKMLMTFISERNSISYVGCMTQLFFFLFFVISECYMLTSMAYDRYVAICNPLLYKVTMSPQVCSVISFSAYGMGFAGASAHTGCMLRLTFCNADVINFYLCDILPLLQLSCTSTYVNEVVVLIVVGINITVPSCTILISYIFILANILNIKSTQGRSKAFSTCSSHIMAISLFFGSGAFMYLNHSGSVDQGKISSVFYTNVVPKLNPLIYSLRNKDVKIAFKRVMLKVYSMFIS